In the genome of Deinococcus sp. QL22, one region contains:
- a CDS encoding sce7726 family protein, translating into MAKLKRTKREALQAQRVAEAQAAQAQVARATREAQAQSALAQRQQRVEDSPLPQWYIKYARPVKWGVIEEREASQVLDQAAAAQAFAQARHEGTPESLGQGKYRLPSGLEFRIYRPRNVLERGLDEERAARSLTGRFQHGYALRELAIWGPTDAAGQAAQGRADLVVLSGAETHGFEIKTAQDTLTQFVRQQPIYEHQFHRYVLAVTANHVQQALKLAPARWGIALLAGDHEFVEFLREPGLNPNPAFDSEVLLSNLWVDDLHWITTQTGRSQFGTRTQLTRCLQKRLRPPELNAWALTALIGRSSLGGRLQCWEC; encoded by the coding sequence ATGGCCAAACTCAAGCGCACCAAACGAGAAGCCCTTCAAGCTCAGCGTGTCGCAGAAGCGCAGGCGGCGCAAGCCCAAGTGGCACGTGCCACACGAGAAGCACAGGCGCAAAGTGCGTTGGCCCAACGTCAACAACGGGTGGAGGATTCCCCGCTGCCTCAGTGGTACATCAAATACGCCCGGCCGGTGAAGTGGGGCGTCATCGAGGAACGCGAGGCCTCTCAGGTCTTAGATCAAGCGGCCGCAGCCCAAGCCTTCGCTCAAGCGCGTCACGAAGGCACACCAGAATCGCTCGGTCAAGGCAAATACCGCCTTCCATCAGGACTGGAATTCCGCATCTATCGCCCGCGCAACGTCCTCGAACGGGGCCTCGACGAAGAGCGAGCCGCGCGCAGTCTGACCGGCCGATTCCAGCACGGCTATGCCCTCCGGGAACTGGCCATCTGGGGGCCAACCGACGCCGCAGGGCAGGCCGCTCAGGGCCGAGCTGATCTCGTGGTGCTCTCCGGTGCAGAGACCCACGGATTTGAAATCAAGACCGCACAAGACACCCTGACTCAATTCGTTCGTCAGCAACCGATCTATGAACACCAATTTCATCGGTATGTCCTGGCAGTGACGGCCAACCACGTGCAACAGGCCTTGAAGCTCGCTCCCGCTCGTTGGGGCATCGCTCTCCTCGCGGGAGACCATGAATTCGTGGAGTTCCTGCGTGAACCTGGCCTCAATCCCAACCCTGCCTTTGACTCCGAAGTGCTGCTGTCCAACCTTTGGGTTGATGATTTGCACTGGATCACCACGCAGACTGGACGTTCACAATTTGGAACACGAACTCAATTGACCCGCTGCTTACAGAAGCGATTGCGCCCACCTGAACTGAATGCGTGGGCCTTGACCGCCCTGATCGGCCGCAGCAGTCTGGGAGGGCGCCTGCAATGCTGGGAATGCTGA
- a CDS encoding class I SAM-dependent methyltransferase: MIAKIVLSNNLMVEAIGFRNEDIHCEIEMAAGDDFESLLYESRYAYDTAAYLGPVSPVQSNALSMLLNRGIHTILDIGSGSGYIAEWLISTGFDVTACEIDLDAIEMCRRRGIEKIYSGTFLDLKSQHDAAILMGGSINTERTENLRQAVELYIMTIKDLVKHDGFLLTDLSYYHIPSISTNQDYKVSKIRFGIADHWTDYSYHIYPHPNIFAQMMTDYGFEILDQSIVDLGSDAMSIQTRHYSLWRRSSQHLDRICSHVEVERPTLLE, translated from the coding sequence ATGATTGCCAAGATCGTCTTATCGAATAATCTGATGGTTGAAGCGATAGGATTTAGAAATGAAGATATTCACTGTGAGATTGAGATGGCAGCGGGCGATGATTTTGAATCATTGCTCTACGAAAGTAGATACGCTTATGATACTGCAGCATATTTAGGGCCAGTATCACCCGTACAATCAAATGCGTTATCAATGTTGTTGAATCGAGGCATTCACACAATCCTAGATATCGGCAGCGGAAGTGGATATATAGCGGAATGGCTGATCAGCACTGGTTTTGATGTCACCGCGTGTGAAATCGATCTTGATGCAATTGAAATGTGCCGCAGGAGAGGGATCGAGAAAATTTATAGCGGCACTTTTCTTGATCTCAAATCCCAGCACGACGCTGCTATTCTCATGGGCGGCAGCATTAATACTGAGCGAACAGAAAATCTCCGCCAAGCGGTAGAGCTTTATATCATGACCATCAAAGATCTTGTTAAACACGATGGTTTTCTACTCACTGACCTTTCGTATTATCACATTCCTAGTATTTCTACAAACCAAGATTACAAGGTATCTAAGATTAGATTTGGTATCGCAGATCATTGGACAGACTATTCTTACCACATCTATCCACATCCAAATATTTTCGCTCAGATGATGACTGACTATGGCTTTGAGATTCTTGATCAATCTATCGTTGATCTTGGCTCAGACGCGATGTCGATTCAGACGAGGCATTACAGCCTCTGGCGTCGGTCAAGTCAACACCTTGACAGGATCTGCAGCCATGTCGAGGTTGAGCGGCCTACACTTTTGGAATGA
- a CDS encoding 4'-phosphopantetheinyl transferase superfamily protein codes for MSVDPHPITVWHGSIRALASHAKEVVDGAEWAYASSLKYPRHRATVLASRAGFRRVVAQYVAVSPQHLQVTRVCGTCQRPHGPPKLPHAGYPALWTSVSHSGDCLLIAVSTLGPIGVDVEVVRARRTIAATAARCFTPSELAAWEEEPLKDRERTFYQYWTGKEAAFKLYGLVSHPRDIEVTLSRCGAAYARAPDGHDCWPLLSLAVGSVNVAHLCVPKQKHYEALLQTKFTAGAAGTTMSPLPIPVC; via the coding sequence ATGAGCGTTGACCCTCATCCCATAACCGTTTGGCACGGATCGATCCGTGCGCTAGCAAGCCACGCTAAAGAAGTTGTTGATGGCGCGGAATGGGCTTATGCAAGCAGCCTGAAGTACCCACGCCACCGAGCAACGGTACTCGCATCCCGAGCTGGATTCCGTCGAGTGGTCGCACAGTACGTAGCGGTGTCCCCCCAGCACCTCCAAGTCACACGCGTGTGCGGTACGTGCCAGCGCCCGCATGGCCCACCCAAGCTGCCTCATGCCGGTTACCCTGCCCTCTGGACATCGGTTTCGCACAGCGGTGACTGTTTGTTGATTGCCGTGAGTACCCTTGGGCCCATCGGAGTTGATGTGGAAGTTGTGAGAGCACGTCGAACCATTGCTGCAACTGCTGCGCGTTGCTTCACGCCTTCAGAACTCGCCGCTTGGGAGGAAGAGCCTCTCAAGGATCGTGAGCGCACGTTCTACCAGTATTGGACTGGGAAGGAAGCGGCCTTCAAGTTATACGGCTTGGTCAGTCATCCGCGTGATATTGAAGTCACGCTATCGCGGTGCGGGGCAGCATATGCCCGTGCTCCAGACGGGCATGACTGCTGGCCTTTGCTCTCCCTTGCCGTTGGATCCGTAAACGTCGCGCACCTGTGTGTGCCAAAGCAAAAGCATTATGAGGCTTTGCTTCAAACCAAATTCACGGCTGGTGCAGCAGGTACTACGATGAGCCCACTTCCTATACCTGTTTGTTAA
- a CDS encoding GMC oxidoreductase gives MKSSGSNFSTSSFSHQLQENVAVDVLVIGSGPVGSTYSRIITEARPNASVLMIDAGPALTKTPGLHLSNLYDDVERVRLQVLSQGSSQFRYRLRQWAERASPQALEATNEARASLLGFPGTYLTNTSNSASSKNCFPAASHSTNVGGMGVHWTCACPRPSSGERASFIAQQDWNRALAKAEALLSVTTRAYLANPVGLAILKKLGEIYNPNLLPEQEVQPMPLACELVDEDRRAWSGPETVLGRLATAEHPNFSLRSETVCRELITTNGKVTGAVLEYRPTKRRYIVPVGLVIVAADALRTPQLLWASGIRPAALGHYLNDHPMVTATVVLKEEFGVVAGGALPRQIDDQSSPGERVSDNDPFYGVYWIPFDAHKHPYHGQVMLKASSLVDAVDTQGRQLVGLSWYCTKQPSFENYLQFSEIETDFLGLPKITIHYKLTDLDLKAIEGAKQDVDHAAGLLGKYVDGGVPTAMPVGMSLHYQGTIRMGPINDGTSVCDSRSKVWGFDNLYVGGNGVISTATACNPTLTSVALAVLASEDVVSRLPHNAEIPY, from the coding sequence TTGAAGTCATCAGGTAGCAACTTCTCAACGTCGAGTTTCAGTCATCAACTGCAAGAAAATGTCGCTGTGGACGTGCTGGTGATCGGCAGTGGCCCGGTAGGGTCAACCTATTCAAGAATAATTACCGAAGCGAGGCCGAATGCTTCGGTTCTGATGATTGATGCCGGTCCAGCCCTTACCAAGACGCCTGGCCTTCACCTGAGCAATTTGTATGACGATGTCGAACGTGTGCGGCTGCAAGTCCTTTCGCAAGGTTCATCGCAATTTCGTTATCGCTTGCGGCAGTGGGCGGAGCGAGCATCGCCCCAAGCACTTGAAGCAACGAACGAAGCGCGCGCGTCGTTGCTCGGCTTTCCCGGTACGTATCTGACGAACACCTCCAACTCAGCGTCCAGTAAGAATTGCTTTCCAGCAGCGAGTCACTCAACCAACGTTGGAGGTATGGGTGTTCATTGGACCTGCGCTTGCCCGCGCCCCAGCTCTGGAGAACGCGCGTCGTTTATTGCCCAGCAAGACTGGAATCGGGCCTTAGCCAAAGCAGAGGCCTTGCTCAGTGTTACAACACGCGCCTACCTAGCCAATCCTGTTGGGCTCGCCATTTTAAAGAAATTGGGTGAGATTTATAACCCAAATTTGCTGCCCGAGCAAGAAGTCCAACCTATGCCGCTTGCCTGTGAACTCGTCGACGAAGATCGCCGGGCCTGGTCGGGCCCTGAGACCGTGCTAGGCCGCTTGGCCACGGCAGAGCACCCAAACTTCAGCTTGCGAAGCGAGACCGTGTGTCGTGAGCTTATAACAACCAATGGAAAAGTGACGGGCGCGGTCTTGGAATATCGACCGACAAAGCGTAGGTACATCGTGCCTGTAGGACTCGTGATTGTCGCTGCCGACGCGTTACGAACTCCTCAGCTTCTCTGGGCCTCTGGAATTCGACCTGCGGCTTTGGGTCACTACCTTAACGATCACCCGATGGTCACAGCTACAGTCGTTCTTAAGGAAGAGTTCGGAGTTGTTGCTGGCGGCGCTTTACCAAGGCAGATCGACGATCAGTCGTCGCCTGGAGAACGCGTCAGCGACAATGATCCCTTTTACGGCGTCTACTGGATACCATTTGACGCTCACAAACATCCTTACCACGGACAAGTCATGCTCAAGGCATCGTCCCTTGTTGACGCCGTGGACACCCAAGGCCGCCAACTCGTGGGGTTGAGTTGGTATTGCACTAAGCAACCAAGCTTCGAGAATTACCTTCAATTCTCAGAGATCGAAACAGATTTCCTCGGCTTGCCGAAAATTACAATCCATTATAAGTTGACTGACCTTGACTTGAAAGCAATCGAAGGCGCCAAGCAAGATGTGGACCATGCAGCTGGACTGCTAGGAAAGTATGTCGACGGTGGAGTGCCAACTGCAATGCCGGTGGGCATGTCCTTACATTACCAAGGTACGATACGAATGGGCCCAATCAACGACGGAACTTCGGTGTGTGACTCGCGCTCTAAGGTGTGGGGGTTTGACAACCTATATGTTGGTGGCAACGGTGTGATTTCAACTGCGACCGCCTGCAATCCGACCTTGACTAGCGTAGCGTTGGCTGTGTTAGCAAGCGAAGACGTTGTTTCAAGGCTACCCCATAATGCAGAGATACCCTATTAG